AGGGCGCGGCATCGGCACAGTAATTCCGTCGATGGCTCTTCATCTTTTGCCGAAATTATGGAAGCTAAGAAGGCTATGCCTCCTGATAAGTTAGCTGAGCTATGGACAGTTGATCCCAAGCGTGCTAAGAGGTTCTCAACTTCGATCTCAGAAATGCTTCTTTTTTGGGTTCTAATGATTAGACTTCGATGTGACGTGTGAATTAGTAAACAATAGGGTCTTATCTGTTTGAGGTTTTACTTTTGTTGATTTTCCCGTTTCAAATTTAATTGGTTTATGAAGTTAAATTGAGGCTTGTTGCTGAAGGCCGAAACTGCTCGACCTCTCTGTTGTGATATTTCGATGATGCTGTGTGAATtgataagttttaatttatgaataattagAGGCCAGGGTTTTTAATTGCAGTTGTCGTCATTGTTTCACTGCAATCCATGTCATTTGCTAGAAAAGTCAGGCATATGTAGCCTTAAATTGCTTTGCCACTTGGTTGGAGTGTGTAAAAGAACCTTGTTGTGGCAAAAGTTACGGTCATAATTTGGTAAACAGAATTGTTGTAGTGGCTGAAATTGAGGATGTGAATGCATTTTTAAAACCTTGTTACAGACCATGAAGAATCATTTAAATGCCGGGAGCGAAGGGTTTATGTTAAAACTAGTGCTCACTTGTTTTATTAAGTGATTGCTTTGAATTTGATTCtgtatattattattctcattattttattgtttttgtgaATAGAATACTTGCAAATCGGCAATCCGCTGCTCGATCTAAAGAGAGAAAAGCTCGCTATATACAAGAACTCGAGCGCAAGGTTCAAACACTTCAGACCGAAGCCACAACCCTTTCTGCTCAGTTGACATTATACCAGGTTTGTGCGTGTCTAAAATTTAAAGTGCTTTTAGACGTTCCCTTTTACGGAGTAGACTCTGATTTGTTAAGGGATTTCGTGATGCTGCTTGGTGCAATTTCAACTGTATCATGACACATTTACATTTATTCCAGAAGTAttgtaaaatttgcttcaactTAAATTTAGTATACTAATCAAGTTGTCTTCTGTATGCCGCATaggattatatttttataatttgtgtcTGTTCTTGTTACCTTCAAATATTTGCTTAACCCGTAGATGTCATTGTTGCGTTTGTATTTCTCTTCTGGAATTCCTCCTTTTATGTGGAATCTAGAATTGTATAGAATTTTACATAATGTGATTTGTGGGTAATGTAATGATGCGTTGTTTTTGAGGATTTACTGGGATGACTTATTTTGTATGCGTATACAAACCAATTGTGGCCAAATAGAAATTACTCAAATACTTAATGATTCTTTATAGAGGGACACAACAGGCCTGAGTACTGAAAATACCGAGCTTAAGCTCCGTCTGCAAGCCATGGAGCAGCAAGCACAGCTTCGTGATGGTAACCATCATTATATTCTTAATATACATAAAAACCACGTACTTTACTAATCTTTTTAATGTAACTTTTAGAAGTGTGTTATTAAGATCAGCTAATTGTACTGAAATTAGTTTCTGATATGTTGTAGCTCTTAATGAAGCATTGAAAAAGGAAGTTGAGAGACTTAAAGTTGCTACTGGTGAGATGATGAGCCACACTGAATCCTTTAATTTGGGAATGCACCATATGCCGTTTACGGGATCAACTTTCAGTCCAATCCTGTCACAATCAGGTCCTTCTGGTCACCAGAACATCCAGTTGTCATCATTTGGTCACTCCCCATCAACAATGCCAACTCATCAACTGCATCAAACTAGTTCTCATACACTATCAGAAATATTGCAAAATGACCAGCTTGGTCGTTTCCAGGGCCTTGACATTAGTAGCAAAGGATCAACTCTGGTGAAGTCTGAAGGCCCCTCACTGTCTGCAAGTGAGAGTAGCACTACCTTTTGAATTGACAGAAATCACTTGACCTGCTGACTTATCCATTTCATTCATTCTTCGTAGTGTTGACGTCTAGTCAACTAATGAAGATACCTTATTTCATCATTCAGATTTGAGGAttaattcttaactatttattCTTAGGGATGCTCACCAAAAAGGGGAAGCACCCTTGGGGTTTTGTTGTGAAGTTCACACAATCTTGTTCAGCAAAGCATTTGGTGTTTCTGGGCGCGGGAATATCGGGAATGAAAGGTCATTCCCATTGTATCTTTGTATGTTGGGATATGCATGGATCCTCTGATCTTTTGTATCATCGTTTACGTGATAACATGTACACTGTGTGATTTATGTTGTGTTTCACTTCATTAATAGTCCTAGATGGACtcgtttttttataaatttaggtATTTAGTTTTTGGTTTATTCATAGTCGTTGTACAATCCAAGAGTTTTGGATAGCTGTTGTATTAAAAGTTTCTTCCCAGATCAGacctttttattaataattggCATTTCTTAGTAAATTCTAATCCAACGGAGGACACAGAAATTAGTCAAAATGTAAATCTTTGTAAGATTACACTTTTGATCGTAGCAGCATGTTTAGCCACACCATAAAAGCGAAGCATTTTATGGTGTAATTATCCAAGCTTTTTAAGCTATATCTGTTGTAACTCCGGCGTAACCATCgttttcaatttcatattaaattttcGGCTCTGCCATTTGCTACTGTCCTTGTATAATTTTCTGCGTTAAGTTTCTGTAttgttctttctctctctttctttacATAGTATGATGTGATCATAAAATACTCATTTCAGTGACTTTCAGATGTTAGATCCTCAACATAGAAACAATGAATCTGAATCGTAGGTTATGTGGTGCATATACATGTAGGCCAAGCACGATATAGTTATTAAATATTGTACCAAACCATGATGATGCAACCATACTGGTATTAGATGCATAATCAATGATGCCGGCAAAGGGCATaatttgaaacaattttatgatgctCAAGTGGGTCCCTGGTAGACTCTGCAAACAGAACATGTTCTTGgtaacaaaaaaacatatatgttcTTCCTGGACTATCTCTCTGaagtttaaaataatcttttaaaaatccaaaatattatCATTCTCACTTCCCAAGGGGCTTTCCTTCATCTCCAATTTCTCTTCCTACACATCCAATTTTTCTAAATCCCTTTTTTATtaggacaaaaaaaaatctctctCCTTGTATTTTCTTACTGGATAaagatattttgacaacatttttctgacaacattttaacatcatctgcgtgtcattatgtgattggtctatgttagtgtttatgattattattattattgatggtggagtaattttggaccaatcataaaatgacacgtagatgatgttaaaatgttatcaaaaaaatgttgtcaaagtatcattattcgTTCTTATTCACCCATTTTTCACATACTTTCATGCTAATCATAGGTGTCGCGCAAGTCCTCCTTCACCCCCTCACTCTTTGCACTGCCTTCATCACTCCCTCACCCCTTGCACCCTAGGCACCGCAGTACAAACTTTCTTTAAATCAGCACTCACACATCTCTCTCCCCACATAGTGCACCCCACACACTACCTCTCCACATACACCCCACCTTAAAGCAAGGTCGTGTCATGAACAACAAACAAGCAAATACACATTATAtttactaaatttatatatttgagatAATAGAAATTTGTAAATGTTTTGTTGTTGATGTCGAAATATGTAGGTGGACTTAGGTACGAAACAAATTTGGAGATTTACGGTtacaaatttagaaaattagtATTTAGAGGTTGtgaaaaataatagattttgaaatttagttgTAAATTATACGATTTCAAATCCGGTCAAAAAAGTATCAAATTTGGGGATTgtattgaattttgattttcaCAATGGAATGGATTTcgaaataaaaaattctatcaaatttcaatatatattgtgttttagatttttttaaatttaatttttatattttctttaaatttagttattttgttaGGCATACTggttttaatgtttattttgaaCTTGTTTCTGTAAAAATGGCAACAACACAGGGGCTCTATATACTAAGTTGAGTGTTTTGCATAAAGTGAAGCCAAAAGGAGGCTTATGACATTTGTCCATAGAAGAGGCTGTGATAGTGAAGTTGGAGAAGTTGCAACATTAATTGGTTTTCATTTTTAGAAAGATGTTATTAAGCAACAAGAGGAAGTTATTAGCAACACAAGAATATTGTTCACTAAGAAGATGAAGTGGTTGGATATCCTAAAGGTCTACACGACATTTGTTTGTTGACGAGTTATGTTGATCACGTTGCATATGGATTATAGAAAGGTTGAGTTAGTGTAGAATTGATGGGAGATAAAGTTGGTCTCccatgaaaaaattaattaaatttggaCCACATCATATTGTTGTCAAGAATTATGTGTTGAATTATGGTTTACTATCTCTATAtgatatttcttattattatgcCGATAAGGGATTGATATTCGCGTTTGTTGAAAGATGACATAGAGATATAAATACTTTCCATGTTTGTTGGTGAGATGATCATCACACTAAATGATGCATTTGTGCTGCTACATTTGCCTATGGTGGGACAATTTTGTCCGAATGAACCTTTAGACTTTGAAGTGACACTAAAAAATTTCATGGACCTATTAGGAATGGAACGCCTGAAGGCTACATTTGAGCTCAAGCAATATTGTGGTCCTCACGAAAGATTGAGTTGGTTGAGAGACATATATACTAACTATTGTGAGAACTAACAACGGATGTATGTCGCATGGGCCTATTTGTTGCATCTTGTTGAGTGCATAATTTTTGCAAAAGATAATGTCACATACATCAGTGTATCCTACTTCATTATCTTTAGATATCTACAATCATGTGGCCAATATGTCTAAGAAGCAGCTTGGAGATTATGATTTTGTAGAGTTGAATATATGAGCATTTTTCTAGGATGGGAAGGAAAAAATTGCTTACTAGTTATGATGAGGCTAGACCTCGCGCTGCACGTTTTGTCATGGAGAGGAAGAGTTCCAGCCTACATGAGATCAAAGCATAATTAGATGCCTTGACATATGATGGGATGATATGGAACCTATATAGATCACATCAAATTACTCGTCGCATAtggcaatatatatatatatatatatatatatatatatatatatatatatatatatatatatattctttccATTCATCAAAGTTGATGGTGTACACTGTCATCTATTCGAACGTGTGTTAAGGAAATTTGAGTGTCAACAACCTATCCCGCAGTCGTCAAATGTTGTTCCATAGGCTGACATGATAACCATTGATAATTGTTGATTATGCTTCACTAAGCATGTGTTGGTCAATTTCACCGCAGCCTCCTTCCATTTACATGTGTTTGGGACCCCAAGTTGTTCATAAGGGTATCTCATCCTTATGTTATTCGTGTTGCTGAAGACGATTGATCAAGTCTCGTACCAAGACTTCATTGGCATTCCAGTGAGCATGAGATTAGAGTCAAAATTTGGTTTATTGGTATGTAACCAAACAATGTTTATGTATTTATGTTATGAAATAaggttaattaatttattggtGTTGTCATTGTTGGGCATTATCTGACGTGTTGTGACAATTTTACAAAGGATGATTGATTGTCGTGATGTGAGTGAGGGTTTTTTAGCTTGGGACCGAACTAGCTTGGGAGGCATCCAAAGAACATGCCTCAACAGTAGAGGAGGTCGTAATGTATGTAGCAGACATTCATCTACATTTGGCTAGCAACATGTTTATTTAATGATGTTTTGACCTATGTTGATTTACATGTAATATCAACATTTTTATTATGCCTTGTGATGTTTTGAACTTCAAAGTAATGTTTGTAACCAAAGAactttgtatttaatattttcatttatataatttgtttaccTAACACAAATATCAGTTTTGATGCAAGTCTACATAACTGGTATTGACGTCCATCAACTCTGTAAATCTTTACATTTTATTGACATAAAACGATGTTCATTCCCAAGTCTCGGGGTAACAATGGGTAAACGATATGATATTCACCATCGATAAAGAACAACATTCTTATGGGTGAACCtctaaagataaaattagtaaatGAAACTTATTCTataacaatacaaaataataatcactATACCTGCACAAAATGAGAATCATGAACACGTCATATAGTTATTAGTTGATGTTATCTTATATTAGAATGTTGTCTAGTACGTAGTGGAAATATCGTAATATCTTGAACTGATGACAAATAGACTGATATGACATCGATTAGAAATAGCATAGTCTGTGTCTGGTATAGTCATTCACTTCTCCATATTAGCttgtaattaataaaacaaattgttaTGGAAGAAAATGGTAAGATATAATAAGTAAAGTGTAAAGTATACCAACATGTACCCCTGATTGTGAGTCGACTAGTAAAGGTTTCCTTAGTTCTTCTAGTCGATCATAGCTTCCTACTAATCTTACATATTCATCATGTTATTGGCTAAGTTCTTTAAACAAATCATGTTAGATAAGGGGCTATGACTCTTCACCCATCCCCAATAAAACAACAATGCATCTATACTCACAATTGtcaacaacaatatcaacaaCATCAATAATGTAAAGATGACAAATCAGATTGAATTGATTTAACATGGGTATTCTCCTTTATTGCACAAATCCAAATTTTGCATCTAATCACTAGTccagaattggcctttaacgtcacccaatagacgtccgtccacgaaaatattataaacgtcgggccTAAAGGCTAACAGGGTATTTGAAGAGTTTATTTTTTCAgccacttaaacgtccgttgtgggggggccccgacatttataatattatagacgtcggggccccaaCAACGGACGCCTAAAGGGTTGACAAGGTAGTTGAAGAGTTTTTTCAgccacttaaacgtccgttagaggggcaccgacgtctataatattatagacgtcgggccccCCCACAAGGAACGTCTAaagggctgacagggtagttgaagagtttatttttacagccacttaaacgtccattgtggggggggggggggggggggggggggcccgacgtttataatattatagacgtcgggggcCCCACAACAGATGCCTAAAGGCTGACAAggtagttgaagagtttattttttcaaccacttaaacgtccgttgtggggagccccgacgtttataatattatagacgtcggggcccccacaacggacgcctaaagggctgacagggtagttgaagagtttattttttcagccacttaaacgtccgttagaggggcactgacgtctataatattatagacgttgcccccccctccacaacggacgtctaaagggctgacagggtagttgaatagtttattttttcagcCACTTAAACGTCTGTTAGAGGGACACCGATGTCtttaatattatagacgtcggggccccccACAACGGATGTCTAaagggctgacagggtagttgaagagtttattttatcagccacttaaacgtccgttagaggggccGCGAcgttataatattatagacgtcggggcccctctaacggacgtcTAAATGCCCCCgcaaatatgaatatttaaatcagaaagacgtcatattagttagGGCCCCGACgttatagacgtcggggtccCCTAGTACCTGACGTCTAGTgccatttatattaaaatcgcgaacccgcgaggagttacgctcattgttcatcgtcttccccgcgTTTTCTCTCTGCGGCATTGCATTTTCAGGtgagttttctctcttttggaccgtttaaatttatttttactccgattaaattactctttgatgaaatatctttgatttgaaccgattaaaaatcgttttcggtgcgtTTTGGTGCATATTCTGGCGTGTTCTTGGGTGGcgttttttactctttttggcCTACATTTTAGGTCGtgcactcctccatttccctccatTTCTTTTTGAATCTGCTAAAAAGGTTAGCTTCTTTgctgataatttttttgtatgcatgttattgggttttgtgtatACATTTTACTAGCTTTTGcgtatgcatgttttttactTTAAGGTCTGCacgtgttattggcttttgaatatgcatgtgatagttgtgttattataattggcatgttagattataagtatcaaatcattgagtgaaacttagttcccgtttaaaatttaacacaaacgattaatcttttaatcgtttgtattaaattttgaattgtccgatcaaacagtttgagaaaattatttttcataatttgcaataacatgtaagttggagtttatggataagattgataaaatttcgattcagtatttgtgttgttctccggatgcatatttgattgtggtcatcgttgactactctcatttcgtgtatttcggagatcAATgtgaaatgctgccgaaatcttatcaaatttatgatgtaaacttctttgcacgtgtcttagcaaattatgaaaaataatttttttgaatgggtatggcctaaccttgtgagagttaaaaaacttaaattgatgattttacgaacatagtatggatcgaagctggatgaatgaacgtcgcatcagtgaagaatatgataagggtgtttcggagttcttgcaatacgttgaacaaaatgctaagtctgtgaacgggacatatttttgtccttgtgtttgttgtcttaatcaaatacgtcaagacttaggcaatgtgcgtgaccatctattcatgttcggcataatgacgacttataccgtttggacttgacatggagaagtactggaccagcctaccacgtcacgaggaacggatcatgtggaagaatggatgagtgatcatttagaggacatgatacgtgatgtttgtgaagataattttggaagagctaatttgtatgattctcttataaatgattcagagcaactgttgttcccaggatgctcgaactttacacgtctgtctgcaactttaaagttgtttagtttaaaagcaaggaatggatggaccgataaaagtttcacagagttgttggagttgttgaaggagatgcttccagaaaataatactctacctattcgtaattacgaggcacaaatttttttatgtccaatgggtcttgaatatcaaaagatacaggcttgtcctaatgattgtgttttgtacataaaggagtttgcttcgctaaaatattgtccaacatgtggtttatcccgttttaaaaagaaatctgacagaaaCACTactaatgaaggtaatgatggtgcacctactaaggtgatgtggtatttgcctataatacctaggttcaaacgtatgttatttgttaaagaagatgcaaagaaccttaaatgacactttgacgaaagaaagtgcgataatcttcttcgacaccctgtTGATTCACCataatggaaaaagattgatgacaaatttccagaatttggtgcagatccaagaaacttaagacttgcacttgcaactgatggtatgaatccttatggaaacttaagtagaaaacatagttcatggccagttatgttgatgatatacaatctttctcctttgttgtgcatgaagagaaaatatgtgatgttgtccatgatgatatcgggtcctagacaacctggaaatgacattgatgtttacttaaaacctttaattgatgatttgaaattgttgtgggaagaaggggtcgacgtgtttgattcacatgttgaggAATAgttccgtttgcgtgcaatgttgttttgcactataaatgatttcccagcgtatggaaacttgagcagTTAATGCaccaacggacgtctatagacgtctggtagtgcacaaaccgacgtccaacccctaacccctaaacaaACCGTTTCAGGCATATGGACGTCGGGGGGTGGCTTCATCCGATGTCTACACAGACGTCGGTTGTATCCCttggacgtctacatagacgttgAGGGTATACctcggacgtctacatagacgtcggGTCTGaccacatcggacgtctatatagacgtccgaggtATACTCCCGACGTCtgagtaacgtcacccacaaagacgtcagGTAcaggtcggacgtcaaaaagtcaaaagaacagacgtctaaagcactttctgcactagtgaattTAGCCTTAGATTACATGTCTTTCTTTGTTGAAGAACTATCATGTTTGGAATGCAAGGCATCTACATGCTCGAAATATGAGGGTTCACACTTTGTTGACCTTTGAGATCGATCAACTTTAGTCTTTTATACAcccttcattttaattttatgcatTGGAGGTACCATTGATGTCATAGTAGGACAAGTAATTTCAAGTAACTTATGTTTGATTGTCACTTTTCTTACAATGtcaacattttttaaacaattgaGCAAGTTTCTTTTGAATGCATAAAGTTAAGCCATACTACTTCCCAATACTTTTTCAAGTTTTAGTGAGCAAACTCAACCCTAATACAAATGACATGAACAATATCATAAaacatctaaaaaaataaaataagattcaaACATACTTTTTTGATGTTGTGTTTCCTAAATGCATTACAAGATTTGCCCACGCCTTTACAAAGTATTTCTTATACAGAAGGATCCAAGATTCATTAACATATTCAAAGAATAAAGGTCATGAGTTACAAACATGATGAAGGTGAACAACACAATTACTAAACTTTACTCATGTTCACAATCCATAACACTTTCACATGCATCCATGAAAACATCACATACGTCAACAGAATTTACTAGCATTTTGCACTTGACTTGCACATTTTTTAGAATGTGGAAAAGACATAGGAAACTATAGCATTGAAGAAATATAGTGTCAATGACATTCATTAAAGTTAAGTCTTTGTTGTTAACAATAGCTCTTGGACCACCCTTATATGTCATAAATAATCCTCTTAGTTTTTCCAGAATCCAAGTGAAGTTATTTTATTGTTCACGTGATAAGAATACAAAGGTAGCTGAGAAAGTCAACCCTTTTGATGTGACCTCAAATATCTCAAGTAATGACAATCAATATCTGTTGGTTTTGTAGGTGTTATCgatcaagaaaataatattaaatgcattCAATAATTTTCATGTATTGGGATATGTCCAAAAGATGTCACTTACCACTTCAGATTCATTGACACATCTACTCTAGTGGAAGTATTTATCACACTTTAACATCATCATTAACTATTATAATTCAATTTGTCAACCTTTTAATGATCATATGtaagtatatattatattatatacttGCTTGATTGTTGTCACATTACActcattattttctttgagtGTAAGGAGAATATTTAGAGGCTTCACTTGACTCTTGGTTATATCAACAAGCAATGAGTGTTCAATGGATGTTAACCTCCCAACAAAAGGGTGACCAACTGAAGTC
This window of the Vigna angularis cultivar LongXiaoDou No.4 chromosome 7, ASM1680809v1, whole genome shotgun sequence genome carries:
- the LOC108337151 gene encoding transcription factor RF2b, whose amino-acid sequence is MLELERKKEESSILLGDKTISFWEQMQDPSSNPNSNSNPNPHNANAASQLPRPPPSTAVPAAGASSSSIFARSGGAHHRRAHSEVSFRLPDDMMDLSPSDPFAGGSSTASMEEIGSEDDLFSTYIDVDKLGGANGSGGAGNGADPTGEREKSPARARHRHSNSVDGSSSFAEIMEAKKAMPPDKLAELWTVDPKRAKRILANRQSAARSKERKARYIQELERKVQTLQTEATTLSAQLTLYQRDTTGLSTENTELKLRLQAMEQQAQLRDALNEALKKEVERLKVATGEMMSHTESFNLGMHHMPFTGSTFSPILSQSGPSGHQNIQLSSFGHSPSTMPTHQLHQTSSHTLSEILQNDQLGRFQGLDISSKGSTLVKSEGPSLSASESSTTF